CTGACTTGATTAGAGTCTAAAGTCTAAAGTACGAAGTTGGGAAGCAAGTGGGCTCTTCCCtctggcagagaaaggcataaaacGATCCATTGGATGGAAGTTGAAACAAAACACAGTCACTCTGGAAATAAGGTGGACATTTTTAAGAGGGAAGATAATTAATAATTGGAAAAACTTGCCAAGGGTTATGGTGGAGACTTCATCGCTAACCATTTTTAAATCACGATTGaatgtttttatataaaagatctgctctagggaaTTTTACCAGGAATTTCTAAGGCTTGTGTTATAAAGGAGAccagcctagatgatcacaatgttctAGCCTTTTAATCTATGAATTACGAACCATGGGACAAGCAAGGAATAGCCATACCATAGTTTCATATCTTTACCTTTCCAGACTGGCTGAGCAATGGATGTTgttatttagaaaaacaaaagaaaacacctctctctttctctgaaaatctctctgtctctcttgctctctcagAATTTCTCCTTCTCTGTGCATCTGGAGAAGGTCTTTGCCTTCATTCACTttataaataacattttgaaagTGTAATGTTTTCATCTGAGGTCTTGCAGCGCCAGTGGGAAATTACCAGAGACACGAAATCTCCTAGGACAACCTGAGATGCATGATCAAATTGAACAAAAATATGATTAACTTTAACTCTCAGATTTTTAAGAAGACTAAGTCTGTTAGATGCAGAGTTCCCATGATCTTTCGATGGGATTTAAGTGCTCACATCCCATAGGGatctttgaaaatcctaccatAAACTGTTCAGGTATAATTGGGTGATTAATTcagcttttttaaattttccaacTTCATTTTTTTATGATTATTTCCATCATCGTTTGGAATCGTGCTgtgaaaggaaactgaaaaatattactcTTAAACACGCATGAAGTTCTTTGCCCTTTTTGAAAACCTTTCTATTGCTCATATTCTAAAACAggtattggcaacctttggcacgtggcctgccaggataaacaccctggcaggctgggccagtttgtttacctgccacatctgcaggtttggctgattgtggaTCCCACGGGCCGctgttcaccactccaggccaatgcgggTTGCAGGAAGTGACgcaggatgagggatgtgctgggatTATTTTCACTGACTTGTATAATGGAGTAGAAAGTGTGtctataaaatttgcagatgacgccTGTCACGGGTTAGATCACAtaaccccccttgggagctgccacccgatgtgccaagattacttctacccctcccttccctgccagctcagggctccagcaccctgtcttgctgagccagatacacctgtctgctccaacacagacccagggtctgaattacttgccccaaagctgcagatttacctgaaagcagctcacagaagtgttcctgtcctTAACACCCAGATGtccaactctcaatggggtctgaatccaaataaatccattttaccctgtataaagcttatacggggtaaactcataaactgttcaccctctataacactgatagagagagatgcacagctgtttgcttccccaggtattaatacatactctgagttaactaataagtaaaaagtgattttattaaacacaaaaaataggatttaagtagtttcaagtagtaacagagagaacaaagtaagtcaccaagcaaaaaataagttaaatgcacaaatctatgtctaatcagaCTGAATGCAGATAAGgttctcaccagttccagaatgctcccttttacagactaatctcctattagcctgggtccagcaatcactcacaccccctgcagTTGCTGTCCtttattccagtttctttcaagtatcctggggggtggagaggctccctttttagccagctgaaggcaggggtttaaatagactctctcttgtgggtggagaccccctcctcaatcctatgcaaagtccagctccaagatggagtttaggagtcacttgggcaagtcacatgtccatgcatgactcacagttttttcagatagcatccattgtttacatgctaccttgaatgtcctccagtagacttcttatgtggattggagcattccaagatccattgtcctttaagtatttcttgattaggtacttaatttcaacattcctttctccaggaactgaccaaatgctctactaacgttatttagaaatcaagccagcaCTCAACCAACATTCAgaacattcataactttgaataaaaaaaaatgatacatgcagaTGAATAGGAttatagattcagtagatcatagcctttacagagatatgttacatggtatATGTACATCAAGCACATTCtaagtatatttccataaagccttatgggagatACCATCACAACACCAAGCTTTAATGTTCTGCAAGTACTTTAGgtgacaggattagaattcaaagcgACCTTGACAAATGagaaaattggtctgaattcaacaagatgaaatttagtgAAGActagtgcaaagtacttcatttaggaaggaaaaatcaaatgcagaccTCCAAAACGGGGAGTGACTGGCTAGGGGGTAGAAGTGCTGGAAAGTATCTGAAAGTATTTGAATCACaatctaaatatgagtcaataatgtgatgTGGGTGCTAAAAAGGTGTCATCACTCTGGTGTGTAATAATGGGAATGTCGTATCTAAGAAATTGGAGggaattgtcccactctacttgcactggtgaggcctcagctcggtactgtgtccagttcttacCCACCAGGAGAGAGGTGGATAAaatggaaagagttcagaggagagcaacaaaagtgataaaaagtTGAGAACACTTGATCTATGGGggggagacattttaaaaaggtgtactttgtcttgagaaaagaagagttgGGTGCACCTTATCACAGTCTTCCAATCTATtatgggctgttataaaaaggaccaTGATGAATTCTTCTCTATATTtactaaaggtaggacaagaagtaatgggctaattttcagaaagggagatacaggttagatattaggaaaaacagtCCAATTACAATGGTAGTTAAATTCTAGAATTGGCTTCAAAGAGTGCAtctggaatccctgtcattggaggttttaaagaacagttggacaaacacctgtgagggatggtcaaggtcagtggttcccaaactgggattcGTGAACAcctgggggttcacaaaatgtcACAGTGGGTTCtcggggaaaaaaatccctaatggcagacagagctgtccctagggaacCCGGGCAGCACAGGGCCGGCGGGCCGGAGCccttggacttccaagagctaagaaGATCAAAGCAAAcctatctatcacactgaggacatttaaacttcaagactccttgtaaaaagtggaaagggaggtgggtattttttgttgtttttaaaataaaataggcagctagtgttgtttttaaaattattatgaagaacaggTTTAAGttttgttgtaatgtgcattgtttgcctggactgctcaagacctgaatgcttgtgtagaaggaactctttgagttggcttcttaaataacttcatgctgtttcacatctgaaaCAGCacttccagctcccattggccgggagcagCAATCCACGGACAGATTGGCCAGActtgcggacggggcaggtaaacacactggcctggcccgccaggggctttcccttcacaagcggtgacccctgtttgagaaaccctagactaacagacgtattggagcatgagcttttgtgggtgaatacccacttcatcagatgcaacttGCACtacgtgcgtctgacgaagtgggtattcacccacaaaaactcatgctccaatatgtctgttagtctataaggtgccacaggactctttgtcgctttttatcAATGCAGTGTTCTCTGGATAATTACACATTGATCTCAAGTGGGTGACAGTTCAGCACTTTAAAGGAAGGTTTAATTATTCTAATTATTTTCGTGAATAATAGAATTGACTGAACATTTATTCATAACAAATACATGTGAAGGAAAGAGTATTATGCAAAATTGGGCTACAGATTAGTGGATTGATTCATGCCCTTCCATtagctttctgttgcttttctTGTATCTATTTGGAAGCATGTCACAGATTGAAGAGCAACTTTGCAGTGCTCAACCTAAACGTTTCTCTCAGGGCGAGTTTCACAGTCTTGTTTCTGAGGCTGTAGATAAAAGGGTTGAGGAAAGGGTACAGGACAGTGTTCAGCAGAGCCACCCCTTTGTTGACATCCAAGGAGGAATTTCCTGAAGGTGTGGCATAGAGCACAATGCAGCTCCCATAGGCAATTGCCAAAGATGTGAGATGGGACCCACAGGTAGCAAAAGTTTTCTGTCTGCCTGTGGCTGTTGGGATTCGGAGAATAGAAAATAAGATGCTTACATATGACAACATTGTTAGGCATAATGAGCTCAGCACTAAAGTTGAGATCAAAATAGAGTCCACCCTTCTAACCCCACTGGTGTCAGTGCAGGACAGTAGGAAAAGAGGTGTgttgtcacagaagaaatggttgatCACATTTGGCCCACAGAAACTCAACTTCGAAATGAGGAGCATCCGTAAACTCATAACTGTGAAACTTCCGACCCACGTACCAAGAACTAACTGGATACAGAGACTCTGCTTCATGATGGTGGTGTATTGCAAAGGGTGGCAGATGGCAACATAACGATCGAAGGACATGACCACTAGGAAGGCTAACTGTGTTGCACCTAAGGCGAAATAGAAGAAGGTCTGAGCCATGCAGCCGTGGAATGAAATGGTTCGGCTGATTGAGAGAAAGTTCAGCATCATCTTAGGGCTTGTGACTGAGGTGAACCATGTTTCCAAGAAGGACAAATTGGCGATGAAAAAGTACATGGGAGAGTGGAGTCGGTGATTCACCCACACTATGAAAATGATTATCACGTTCCCTGTTACTGTGAACAGGTAGGTGAGGAGAAGAACCAAGAAGAGGAAAATCTTCAGTTTCTCACCAAGGCTGGAAAATCCCAGTAGGATGAACTCAGACACAGCCGTTTCATTTCTTTCCTCCATGTCCAATGTCAGCCTTGGCTCTGGAAAGAGTTACAATGAAAATAAGTTTCAGAGGGTAGCCGCATTAGACTGTATCAACaaaaagctttcatgggctataacccacttcctcagatgcatctaatgaagtgggtaatagcccacgaaagctaatgcccaaatagTAAAAAGAAGAACATGCTATTTTCACAGATTCAGACATTTTAAAGCCAGATGAGACCCTTTGGATTTTCTAGTCAGGTTTTTTTACCTAACATAGATCATAACATTTTACCTTGTAACGCCACCATTCATCCCCTCACTTGTCATGAGCTGCCTCTCCCTGATTCAACACCGCTGTCTCAAGTTTGGTACTACTAGCCTTATACTCCTTTAATATTGCTCTCCAAACTCTTGCCGTAAATATTCGGTGATcttggctgttttccttcttctATGTCAAGGACATTACAGGTCTCTTCCAAACTATAGATACTACTCCTCTgatttctggctttaaaaaaccattatatttttatttaaccaAGCTAAACATAAACATAAATATAGCATTTAGTGACCCTTCCACTTCTACATCTCAAGAGAGACCCTGATCTATCAAAGCATGATCATTCTTCATTCCTGGTCAGGGTCCAGCTCCCACATCCTCTCTGTGGTGCTGCTCCTTCTCCACTTTGGAGAAAACTGATGaccatttttaatgaaaaaaaatctgaataagcCATTTAGGTGGAACCTCCCTCAGGAGTCTAAACTTCTCTGTctctgagcacccagcagcatATGTTCTTTTTGGTGTTTGTCTCCCAACATCCACCAtaatagattcataaattccaaggggagaagggaccactgtgatcatctagtctgatttcctgtctAACTCCAgacacagaacttccccaacgaaagctcatggtccaaaacgtctgttagtctacaaggtgccacaggactctttgctgcttttacagatccagactaacacggctacccctctgatacagggaTGGAGAATACCCCACAACATCCTTGCTAAGTTATTTCAATGGGCACGTGTCTTTACTATTAAAAATAACACTAAATTCAGTCTGAAGTTGTCTATCTTCAACTcccagccattagatcttgttatatTTTTATCTATACTCTTGGAACTTTTTCCTGAGATGTTCTGTGGCTGGCGTTACACAGAAAATCATATTACATTATCACAACGGTCCCTCCTATTCTACAAATAAATGAACTATGGAACACCAAAGCATATGAATAGTCATATTATAGTTTTATATATTTACCTTTTCAGATTAGTGGAGGAATGGCTGCTGtcatttagaaaagaaacaaaaaccagaTCTGTTCTCTGAATCTCTCTCTCAGTAGCCGTTGCTCTCTCaccatctctccttctctgttcaTCTGGGGAAAAGTCTTGCTTTCACCCACGcattaaataaggttttgaaaGTGCAATGATTTAATCTGAGCCATGGCAACACCAACAGGAGATTACCAGAGGCAAGAACTCTCATAGGACACCCTGAGATACCTGATCAAATTGAACCCTAAAGTTATCATCTTctttaaggctaagattttcaaaaaatctaCAATAATTAGGTGCAGCGCTCCCATTATCTTTCCATGGGATTCGGATGCTCAAACACTTAGGAATCTTTAAAAATCCTACCACACGATTTTAAAGCAGAATAGGAAGATGAATTCACCTTTTtgtgatttttcaaaatttgggggtttttatattatttttaattagaatttGTATTCATGCTCTGAAAAGAAACATCTTCCTCAAACAGTCACAAAATTATTTACTCTTTTTCCCAAACACTTCTAAAGATTATGATCTTAAATTGTCAGATTGGCAAATTAATGTGTGAATAAAAGTTATTTCAGTAAGGTGACCTTTAAAAAACTGAACATTGTTTCAggttgaaataattttttaaaagaattttcagTGAATGAAAAAGTTAAACAGAAACAGTAAATT
The window above is part of the Chelonoidis abingdonii isolate Lonesome George chromosome 14, CheloAbing_2.0, whole genome shotgun sequence genome. Proteins encoded here:
- the LOC116824989 gene encoding olfactory receptor 6M1-like, encoding MEERNETAVSEFILLGFSSLGEKLKIFLFLVLLLTYLFTVTGNVIIIFIVWVNHRLHSPMYFFIANLSFLETWFTSVTSPKMMLNFLSISRTISFHGCMAQTFFYFALGATQLAFLVVMSFDRYVAICHPLQYTTIMKQSLCIQLVLGTWVGSFTVMSLRMLLISKLSFCGPNVINHFFCDNTPLFLLSCTDTSGVRRVDSILISTLVLSSLCLTMLSYVSILFSILRIPTATGRQKTFATCGSHLTSLAIAYGSCIVLYATPSGNSSLDVNKGVALLNTVLYPFLNPFIYSLRNKTVKLALRETFRLSTAKLLFNL